One Mercurialis annua linkage group LG3, ddMerAnnu1.2, whole genome shotgun sequence DNA window includes the following coding sequences:
- the LOC126672500 gene encoding uncharacterized protein LOC126672500 — protein sequence MSKVFEDLKKRNLIKPLDLKPLPPKVSPSFNPNLKCLYHQQIGHDTNTCYKLRDALQDLINSGKIPNPDDPNRPSTRHNPLPNHQNNNNGNHQAVPGIYMLSTDVTNEKTILSSIRVTPYKPLPMSVIGRDEAYEAFKRRWCSPNKDQHGKKPSFQIMKDDQNLVVNMVRGTPDSGYLVPFDFWETGRFYNEEKELAGDTTKESEEDSVLRQLRHTKENATVWDLLVASKTQRDAMFEALASMKIDVNSTLQDMVHLVKESKDVTFSDKDLTSEDRNHTRALHIQVETKGRIVPRVMVDDSSALNVCPLKVLPKLGMTKDDLQKTELIIRGYDESRRQVEGTFKTIIKVRPIESVVEFMVVDIPISYALLLGRPWFHALGGIPSTLHQKIKFPFNDEVITISAEEDTVCSKVDLGAEIPPITGFNLVGGIYEDYMDPQVAMMMKNIKFFPGLGLGKNQQGIPTIPDF from the exons ATGTCAAAAGTCTTTGAGGATCTTAAAAAGAGGAATCTCATTAAACCCTTAGACCTGAAACCTTTACCACCCAAAGTGTCACCAAGTTTCAATCCAAACTTGAAATGTTTGTACCACCAACAAATCGGACATGACACAAACACCTGTTACAAGCTTCGAGACGCCTTACAGGATCTCATCAATTCTGGCAAGATTCCTAACCCCGATGACCCAAACAGACCTTCAACTAGACACAATCCTTTGCCCAACCACCAAAATAACAATAATGGAAATCATCAGGCTGTGCCGGGCATTTATATGCTCTCAACTGATGTCACGAACGAGAAGACCATCTTAAGCTCCATTAGAGTCACACCATATAAACCCCTTCCGATGTCCGTAATTGGTCGGGATGAAGCATATGAGGCTTTTAAAAGGAGGTGGTGCTCTCCAAACAAGGACCAACATGGAAAGAAGCCATCTTTTCAAATTATGAAAGATGATCAAAATCTAGTTGTTAACATGGTTAGAGGAACACCTGATTCTGGATATCTTGTACCTTTTGATTTTTGGGAAAC TGGCCGCTTCTATAACGAAGAAAAAGAGCTTGCGGGAGATACAACAAAAGAGTCTGAGGAAGATTCAGTGTTGAGACAACTAAGACACACTAAAGAAAATGCTACTGTATGGGATTTGTTGGTCGCGTCTAAGACTCAAAGAGATGCAATGTTCGAAGCACTTGCAAGTATGAAGATAGATGTCAACTCTACTCTGCAAGACATGGTCCACTTAGTAAAAGAAAGCAAAGATGTAACCTTTTCTGATAAAGACCTTACATCTGAAGATAGAAATCACACTCGAGCTTTGCACATTCAAGTGGAAACAAAAGGGAGAATCGTTCCTAGAGTCATGGTGGATGATAGTTCAGCATTAAATGTATGTCCATTGAAAGTACTACCAAAGTTGGGAATGACCAAAGATGACTTACAGAAAACGGAGTTAATCATAAGGGGATATGATGAGTCTAGGAGACAAGTAGAAGGAACCTTCAAGACAATCATTAAAGTAAGACCCATTGAATCTGTAGTGGAGTTTATGGTGGTGGATATACCAATCAGCTACGCATTATTGCTAGGGCGACCATGGTTTCATGCTCTGGGAGGGATTCCTTCCACCCTTCATCAGAAAattaaatttccatttaatGATGAAGTTATTACCATCTCGGCTGAGGAAGATACAGTATGCTCGAAAGTGGATTTAGGAGCAGAAATCCCTCCAATCACTGGTTTTAATTTGGTTGGTGGGATATATGAAGACTATATGGACCCACAAGTTGCCATGATGATGAAGAATATAAAATTCTTCCCTGGCCTTGGATTAGGCAAGAATCAGCAAGGCATTCCCACAATTCCTGATTTTTGA
- the LOC126672501 gene encoding uncharacterized protein LOC126672501: protein MEKMCLAMVWLTKKLRHYFMNYQIDVVSKIDPMRYLYRTPSLIGKLGRWLLLLSEFDIQYIPKKVIKGRAVAYFLAQNPVDDSEVIDFSFPNEDIRLIDIGKWKMYFDGAANKSGAGIGVILVSPEGEWMPLSKRLDFWATNNMSEYESCIFGLESLISIGIKHAEIFGDSSLVIKQVRKEWEIKEEKLKPYLQYTEVLKTHFDVAEFKYIPREENQIADALAGLTSVWDDLGRLFVKPLVMVRSKVPCFQGARILDITQDEKPWFHDILRFMQDKHYPVDATTKNRNLIQKLAQQFFLLHGKLYKRHHDLHLLCIDEEKAKQLMEEAHSGVCGPHMNGKELSRKIM from the coding sequence ATGGAGAAAATGTGTCTGGCAATGGTGTGGCTCACTAAAAAATTAAGACACTATTTTATGAATTACCAAATTGATGTGGTGTCAAAAATTGATCCCATGCGATATTTATACAGAACTCCATCCCTGATAGGAAAGCTTGGGAGGTGGTTACTTCTACTGTCGGAATTTGATATACAATACATACCCAAGAAGGTAATTAAGGGGAGAGCTGTGGCTTACTTCCTAGCACAAAATCCAGTAGATGATAGTGAAGTAATTGACTTTTCCTTCCCAAATGAAGACATTAGACTAATAGATATTGGAAAGTGGAAAATGTACTTCGATGGTGCTGCAAATAAAAGTGGAGCTGGTATTGGCGTCATTTTGGTTTCCCCAGAAGGTGAATGGATGCCATTATCCAAAAGGCTAGATTTTTGGGCCACCAACAACATGTCTGAATACGAATCTTGTATTTTTGGATTGGAATCATTGATATCAATAGGAATCAAACATGCAGAAATTTTTGGAGATTCCAGTCTAGTAATAAAACAAGTGAGAAAGGAGTgggaaataaaagaagaaaaattaaaaccctATCTCCAATATACTGAAGTTCTCAAGACACATTTTGATGTAGCTGAATTCAAATATATCCCTAGGGAAGAAAACCAGATAGCTGATGCTTTAGCTGGATTAACTTCAGTATGGGACGATCTTGGAAGATTGTTTGTCAAGCCACTAGTAATGGTAAGGAGTAAGGTTCCATGCTTTCAAGGTGCACGAATATTAGACATCACGCAAGATGAAAAGCCTTGGTTTCATGATATTTTGAGGTTCATGCAAGATAAACATTATCCAGTAGATGCTACCACAAAGAATAGAAATTTGATTCAGAAATTGGCTCAACAATTTTTCTTATTACATGGAAAACTATATAAACGTCATCATGACTTACACCTGTTGTGCATAGATGAAGAAAAAGCCAAACAACTTATGGAGGAAGCTCATTCGGGTGTTTGTGGACCTCATATGAACGGTAAGGAATTATCTCGTAAAATCATGTGA